Proteins encoded in a region of the Elizabethkingia bruuniana genome:
- a CDS encoding CoA transferase subunit A, producing the protein MINKTVKNVQEACDGIQDGMTIMLGGFGLCGIPENCIAELVKKEVKDLTCISNNAGVDDFGLGLLLHKRQIKKMISSYVGENAEFERQLLSGELEVELIPQGTLATRCMAAGYGMPAVYTPAGVGTEVAEGKEVRNFDGKDYLLEYAFDADFAIVKAWKGDTAGNLIFRSTSRNFNPVMAMAGKITIAEVEELVEVGELNPDEIHTPGIYVHRIFQGDHYEKRIEQRTVRKK; encoded by the coding sequence ATGATTAATAAAACTGTTAAAAATGTACAGGAGGCCTGTGACGGAATTCAGGATGGCATGACGATTATGCTTGGAGGTTTCGGTCTTTGCGGAATTCCTGAAAATTGTATTGCAGAATTGGTAAAAAAGGAAGTGAAAGACCTTACTTGTATTTCTAACAATGCCGGAGTCGATGATTTTGGACTAGGTTTACTTCTTCATAAAAGACAAATTAAGAAGATGATATCTTCTTATGTAGGTGAGAATGCGGAATTCGAACGACAGCTTCTTAGCGGCGAACTGGAAGTGGAACTGATCCCGCAAGGGACATTAGCAACCCGTTGTATGGCTGCTGGCTACGGAATGCCGGCTGTCTATACTCCTGCAGGTGTAGGTACTGAGGTTGCGGAAGGCAAAGAAGTGCGCAACTTCGATGGTAAAGACTATTTACTGGAATATGCTTTCGACGCAGATTTTGCAATTGTAAAGGCCTGGAAAGGCGATACTGCCGGAAATCTTATTTTCCGTTCTACTTCCAGAAACTTTAATCCGGTAATGGCTATGGCAGGTAAAATAACCATTGCTGAAGTTGAAGAATTGGTTGAAGTCGGAGAGCTTAACCCCGATGAAATTCATACTCCCGGAATCTATGTTCATAGAATATTCCAGGGTGATCATTATGAAAAAAGAATTGAACAGAGAACGGTAAGAAAGAAATAG
- a CDS encoding CoA transferase subunit B, giving the protein MLTKEQIAQRIAREIKNNSYVNLGIGIPTLVANYIPEGVNVVLQSENGLLGMGPFPFEGEEDPDLINAGKQTITTLPGSAIFDSALSFGMIRAQKVDLTILGAMEVSENGDIANWKIPGKMVKGMGGAMDLVASAKNIIVAMQQVNKSGESKLLPECTLPLTGVKCIKKIVTELGVYEVLPEGGFKVLERAPGVSLEEIKAATAGKLYADDNVPEMVF; this is encoded by the coding sequence ATGTTAACAAAAGAACAAATTGCACAACGTATTGCAAGAGAAATAAAAAATAATAGTTATGTTAATCTGGGTATTGGGATTCCTACACTGGTTGCCAACTATATTCCGGAGGGTGTAAATGTTGTATTACAATCTGAAAATGGATTACTAGGTATGGGGCCTTTTCCTTTTGAAGGTGAAGAAGATCCGGATCTTATTAATGCCGGTAAACAAACCATCACTACTCTTCCCGGATCTGCTATTTTTGATTCTGCATTAAGTTTCGGAATGATCAGAGCACAAAAAGTAGATCTTACAATTCTTGGTGCTATGGAAGTTTCTGAGAACGGAGATATAGCCAACTGGAAAATTCCAGGAAAGATGGTAAAAGGTATGGGTGGCGCTATGGATCTTGTAGCTTCTGCGAAAAATATTATCGTAGCAATGCAGCAGGTAAATAAAAGTGGCGAGAGCAAACTATTGCCGGAATGTACTTTACCATTAACCGGAGTAAAATGTATTAAAAAGATTGTTACTGAATTAGGCGTTTACGAAGTACTTCCTGAAGGTGGATTTAAAGTTCTGGAAAGAGCTCCCGGAGTAAGCCTTGAAGAAATAAAAGCCGCTACGGCCGGAAAGCTTTACGCAGATGATAATGTACCAGAAATGGTATTTTAA